The following DNA comes from Chryseobacterium gallinarum.
ATCGGTCAACATAGCCGTTGCCGTTAATCTGATCCCGGTTACAGGACAGCCGCTGCCTTTAATAAGCTATGGAGGAACTTCCATGTTGGTAACCTATTTGCAGTTGGGAATTATTTTAAACATAAGCTCCAGAATCCAGATTTATGATGAAGAAGGAATGGGCAAAAAACAAAGTATAGCAGAAATAAACGATATAGCATAAACCAAAGAGTCCCGAAGGGACGATTTAACAAAAACAGGCGTAGCCCTATTAACAAAACGATGAGCAAAAAAATAAAAATATTACTATCAGGCGGAGGAACAGGAGGACATATCTTCCCTGCCATTGCTATAGCTGATGAGATCAGGAAAAGATTTCCTGATGCAGAATTTTTGTTCATTGGGGCCAATGGGAAAATGGAGATGGAAAAAGTCCCTCAGGCCGGTTATAAAATAGAAGGAATTGATATTGCAGGAATCAACAGGGGGAATTTATTATCCAACCTTGGTCTGCCTTTCAAAATTTTAAAAAGCCTGTCCCGATCTAAAAAAATTATTAAAAATTTTGCCCCGGATTTTGCGGTGGGCACAGGAGGTTTCGCCAGTGGACCCGCTTTGTATGAAGCAAGTAAGCTGGGAATTCCAATTTTTATCCAGGAGCAGAATGCCCATGCAGGTGTAACCAATAAAATATTGAGCAAAAAAGCAAAAGCCGTATTTACAGCCTATCCGGAAGTGGAAGGATTCCCCGCTGAAAAAATAAGGTTTTTAGGGAACCCTATCCGTTCTGCTATTGTTTCAGGAATGCAGGATACTGCTCAGGCTAAAGAAAAAATGGGTTTAGATAAAGATAAACTTACGATATTATCCGTAGGAGGTTCCTTAGGCTCCAGAACATTGAATAATGCCTGGAAAGAAAACCTGGAAAATCTGCAAGAAAAAGATTATCAATTGATTTGGCAAACCGGAAAGTTGGATTATGACGAACTATCTTCCAACCTTCAGCTTTCAGCGTCCATTCATCTGAAAGAATTTATCAGAGATATGGAAACAGCCTATTCTGCAGCAGATGTAATTGTTTCAAGAGCCGGAGCCATTGCCATTTCAGAGCTGTCAGTAGCACAAAAACCTGTTTTACTGGTGCCCTTCCCTTTTGCTGCAGAAGACCACCAGACCAAAAATGCTATGAATCTGGTTGAAAAAAATGCAGCCAGAATGGTAAAAGATTCTGAAATGCAGGAAAAATTCTGGAATACATTATCAGAAATCTGCGAAAACGAAAGCTTAAGAAAAGAAATGTCTGACAATCTGAAATATTTTGCAAAGCCCAACGCCGCAAAAGAGATTGTAGACGAAATTTTTAAATTAATGTAAAAGTATCATTGTACAATGTATTAATAACAACAATACCCATGAATACATCATACATGAATACAACAATACAAAGCAAATAAATGAACAATTTACAAACATATCAGACTTTTTATTTCGTCGGTATCGGAGGTATCGGAATGAGTGCCCTGGCGCGCTATTTCAACGCCTCCGGAAAAAAGGTATTGGGCTATGATAAAACCAATACAAAACTTACCCAAAACCTGATGGAAGAAGGAATTGATATTGTTTTCGAAGATCTTATTGATGAGAAAATAACTTCCCTTCAAAAAGAAAATACATTGGTAATCTATACTCCTGCGATTAAAACCCTGGATATTTTAGATTATTTTAATCAAAATCAATTCGATGTTCTCAAAAGAGCAAAAGTTTTAGGACTGATCACAGAAAATACAGATTGTATAGCTGTAGCAGGAACCCATGGGAAAACGACTACATCTACCCTGATTTCCCATTTATGTAAAGAAGCAGATTTACCGTTTTCATGCTTTTTAGGAGGAATTTCTGAAAATTTCAGATCCAACTTCCTGTATAACGGCTCTGTCTATTCAGTGGTAGAGGCTGATGAATACGACAGAAGCTTCCTGAACCTTTCCCCCGATTGGGCTGTTGTTACATCTACAGATGCTGACCATTTGGATATTTATGGTGACAAAAACCATATTGAAGAAGGCTTCAGACAATTTGCAGCCCTGGTTCCGGAAGACAAAAAGCTGTTTGTAAGAAAAGGAGTGGAAATCGGCAGAGGACATCAAACCTATGCTGTAAATGAAAAAGCAGACTATTACTCTGACAACCTGCGTATGGATCATGATAAAATCTATTTTGACTTCCACACCCCAACAGAGACCGTAAAAGATTTGGTATGGGAAATTCCTGGTATCCACAATGTGGAAAATGCTACCGTAGCATTGGCTATCCTTCACAATTTAGGTGCAGATTTTGATACGCTGAAAAAGGCCATTGCCAATTTTAAGGGAATTAAAAGAAGATATACCAAACACATTTATCCTAACGGTAAAATTTATATTGATGACTATGCCCATCATCCCACAGAAATCAATGCTGTAATGGGCTCTATTAAAACATTTTACCCGGATAAAAAACTATTGGTTGTCTTCCAGCCACATCTCTTCAGCAGAACAAGGGACTTTGCCGATGGATTTGCTGAAAGCTTAAGTCACTCTGATGAATTGATTCTACTGGATATTTATCCGGCAAGAGAACTTCAGCAGAATTTTGAAGGAATCACTTCAAACTGGCTGCTTGAAAAAGTGAATTTAGAGAAAAAAGAAGTATCCGCGTTAGCTGATGCTTTTGAAAGAATAAAAGAAAAAGATTTTGACATCCTCCTTACAGTAGGCGCAGGAAATATAGACACTCTATATGACCCTGTCTGTGAATGGCTGGATAAATTGTAAAAGGTATTTGCGTATTCTTGAATACATGCTACATCAATACATGAATACAAAAAAGTATGAAAAATAAGTACAGAATATTAAAAATTGTTGTCACCGTAATTATCCTGGGGTTGTTACTGAGCTTCTCATTGAAGAGGTTCAGCCGCCAGTCTATTACAGACGATAAAATTTCTGTAAGAATGAATGAAAAAAACCCGGTTTATTTTGTTGATGAAAAAGATATCAGAGAAATAGTTAAAAAAGAGAACCCCTCAGGAAAAGTGGGAGATCTCAATATCCCTGCATTAGAGAAAAAAATAAACGCGCTTCCGGCAGTTGATAGTGCCAATGTCTATCTGAACCTGAACGGTAATCTCAATCTGGATATCAAACAGAGGGTTCCCATTTTCAGGCTCAATAAGGATGGTAAAGATTTTTATGTAGATGAGAAAGGTATTGAATTTCCGATTTCGAGAACTTACTCCCATCCGTGTATGCTGGTAACGGGAAATGTACAGCCCGATGAGTATCAAAAACTGGCAGAACTGGTTGAAAAGATTGATAAAGATGATTTTAGCAAGAAATATTTCATCGGAATTTCAAAATATAAAGACAGCTACAGTCTTCTGACAAGTGAGGGAAATTACAGAGTGGAGATAGGAGATTTGGACAATATTGACTTTAAAGTAAAAGGATTTAAAACTTTTGTGGAAAAATACCTGGTATATCAGGATCCACAAAAATACAGCATGGTGTCTGTAAAATACCAGAACCAGATTGTAACCACCTTAAATCCCTATTTCAAAGAAAATGACAGTCTTTTAAAAGCTGGAAAGCTTGAGCTGGCAAAAGCCCCGTCTCTTGCTGCAGCTAAAAAAACGGAAATCAAACCAAAAGCAGCAGAACC
Coding sequences within:
- the murG gene encoding undecaprenyldiphospho-muramoylpentapeptide beta-N-acetylglucosaminyltransferase encodes the protein MSKKIKILLSGGGTGGHIFPAIAIADEIRKRFPDAEFLFIGANGKMEMEKVPQAGYKIEGIDIAGINRGNLLSNLGLPFKILKSLSRSKKIIKNFAPDFAVGTGGFASGPALYEASKLGIPIFIQEQNAHAGVTNKILSKKAKAVFTAYPEVEGFPAEKIRFLGNPIRSAIVSGMQDTAQAKEKMGLDKDKLTILSVGGSLGSRTLNNAWKENLENLQEKDYQLIWQTGKLDYDELSSNLQLSASIHLKEFIRDMETAYSAADVIVSRAGAIAISELSVAQKPVLLVPFPFAAEDHQTKNAMNLVEKNAARMVKDSEMQEKFWNTLSEICENESLRKEMSDNLKYFAKPNAAKEIVDEIFKLM
- the murC gene encoding UDP-N-acetylmuramate--L-alanine ligase, giving the protein MNNLQTYQTFYFVGIGGIGMSALARYFNASGKKVLGYDKTNTKLTQNLMEEGIDIVFEDLIDEKITSLQKENTLVIYTPAIKTLDILDYFNQNQFDVLKRAKVLGLITENTDCIAVAGTHGKTTTSTLISHLCKEADLPFSCFLGGISENFRSNFLYNGSVYSVVEADEYDRSFLNLSPDWAVVTSTDADHLDIYGDKNHIEEGFRQFAALVPEDKKLFVRKGVEIGRGHQTYAVNEKADYYSDNLRMDHDKIYFDFHTPTETVKDLVWEIPGIHNVENATVALAILHNLGADFDTLKKAIANFKGIKRRYTKHIYPNGKIYIDDYAHHPTEINAVMGSIKTFYPDKKLLVVFQPHLFSRTRDFADGFAESLSHSDELILLDIYPARELQQNFEGITSNWLLEKVNLEKKEVSALADAFERIKEKDFDILLTVGAGNIDTLYDPVCEWLDKL
- a CDS encoding cell division protein FtsQ/DivIB is translated as MKNKYRILKIVVTVIILGLLLSFSLKRFSRQSITDDKISVRMNEKNPVYFVDEKDIREIVKKENPSGKVGDLNIPALEKKINALPAVDSANVYLNLNGNLNLDIKQRVPIFRLNKDGKDFYVDEKGIEFPISRTYSHPCMLVTGNVQPDEYQKLAELVEKIDKDDFSKKYFIGISKYKDSYSLLTSEGNYRVEIGDLDNIDFKVKGFKTFVEKYLVYQDPQKYSMVSVKYQNQIVTTLNPYFKENDSLLKAGKLELAKAPSLAAAKKTEIKPKAAEPKKTGSTAVKPKESTKPKTQSKETKKTEKKAPVPAQSRPKPKPKVKIE